The Ralstonia wenshanensis genome includes a region encoding these proteins:
- a CDS encoding MBL fold metallo-hydrolase, with protein MQPIVQPFFDPATWTVTYVVHQEARSECAIIDSVLDYDPKSGRTSTASVDRVIAFVRERALRVEWILETHAHADHLSAAPYLKRHLGGRIGIGQNIRGVQAVFKQLFNLEPGFQPDGSQFDHLFEDGETFSVGGLTGKAIHVPGHTPADMAYQFEDAVFVGDTLFMPDVGTARCDFPGGNAHELFHSIRKLLDLPGETRLFMCHDYPPEGRGPAWETTVRDERNRNIHVHDGVTEAQFVAMRQARDATLAMPTLILPSVQVNIRAGELPPPEENGVRYLKIPLNAL; from the coding sequence ATGCAACCGATTGTTCAGCCGTTCTTTGACCCGGCAACCTGGACAGTGACCTACGTGGTCCATCAGGAAGCGCGCTCCGAGTGCGCGATCATCGACTCGGTCTTGGATTACGACCCCAAGTCGGGCCGGACGTCGACGGCCAGCGTCGACCGGGTCATCGCATTTGTGCGCGAGCGTGCGTTGCGCGTCGAATGGATTCTTGAGACGCATGCACACGCTGATCACCTTTCCGCCGCGCCCTATCTCAAGCGTCATCTGGGTGGCCGCATCGGCATCGGCCAGAACATCCGCGGTGTGCAGGCGGTGTTCAAACAACTCTTTAATCTGGAACCGGGGTTCCAGCCAGACGGGTCGCAGTTCGACCATCTGTTTGAAGACGGCGAGACGTTCTCCGTCGGCGGGTTGACCGGCAAGGCGATTCACGTGCCAGGCCACACACCTGCCGACATGGCGTACCAATTCGAGGATGCGGTCTTCGTCGGCGATACGCTGTTCATGCCGGACGTTGGCACCGCGCGCTGTGACTTCCCGGGCGGCAATGCACACGAGCTGTTTCACTCCATCCGTAAGCTGCTGGACTTGCCAGGCGAGACCCGGCTCTTCATGTGTCACGACTACCCGCCCGAAGGACGGGGGCCGGCCTGGGAAACGACGGTGCGTGACGAGCGCAATCGCAATATCCATGTGCACGACGGCGTGACCGAAGCGCAGTTTGTCGCCATGCGGCAGGCCCGCGATGCGACGCTGGCGATGCCGACGCTGATTCTGCCTTCAGTGCAGGTCAACATCCGCGCAGGAGAGCTGCCCCCGCCCGAAGAAAACGGGGTTCGCTACCTGAAAATCCCGCTGAACGCCCTCTGA
- a CDS encoding sulfurtransferase: MHERVLMSPVELAEMMKTEPLVLIDTRDAASFAEAHLPGAVNIHEIFTYLATSTPQGVAALRKAFTEAFGKAGLSGKETAVVYEQSMTTGFGQSCRGYVLLRYLGYPRDKIKVLHGGFSAWRAAALPSTTDVPAPQPANFPLAMQGSHILVDLDEMKEAVADPHVVKLDVRDVDEWIGESSSPYGKDFCPRKGRIPGSVWLEWYRMMKPTPTGQMFKSPAEILAECATVGIRQETPVIVFCFKGARASTTFVALEEAGIKNVRLYLGSWNEWSRDPSLPIEEGLPY; this comes from the coding sequence ATGCACGAAAGAGTTCTCATGTCTCCTGTCGAGTTGGCGGAGATGATGAAAACCGAGCCACTCGTACTCATCGATACCCGGGACGCGGCCAGTTTTGCTGAAGCGCATTTGCCTGGCGCGGTGAATATCCATGAAATCTTTACTTATTTGGCGACGTCAACGCCGCAAGGCGTGGCGGCATTGCGGAAGGCATTCACCGAAGCCTTTGGCAAGGCTGGTTTGTCCGGGAAGGAAACAGCTGTTGTCTATGAGCAATCGATGACGACCGGCTTTGGGCAGTCTTGTCGGGGCTACGTTCTGCTGCGCTACCTCGGTTATCCGAGAGACAAAATCAAGGTGCTCCACGGTGGCTTCAGCGCATGGCGCGCGGCGGCGCTACCTAGCACGACAGACGTGCCGGCCCCGCAGCCCGCCAACTTTCCTCTGGCAATGCAAGGAAGCCACATCCTCGTCGACCTCGACGAGATGAAGGAGGCCGTCGCCGACCCGCATGTCGTCAAGCTCGATGTACGGGACGTGGACGAGTGGATTGGCGAGAGTTCATCACCCTACGGCAAGGATTTCTGCCCGCGAAAAGGCCGTATTCCAGGCTCGGTCTGGCTTGAGTGGTATCGCATGATGAAGCCGACTCCCACTGGGCAGATGTTCAAGTCACCGGCAGAGATTCTTGCCGAATGCGCAACGGTCGGGATTCGCCAGGAAACCCCCGTCATTGTTTTCTGCTTCAAAGGCGCGCGCGCATCCACAACGTTCGTCGCACTGGAGGAAGCCGGCATCAAGAACGTGCGGCTATATCTCGGTTCCTGGAACGAGTGGTCCCGGGACCCTTCCCTTCCGATCGAAGAGGGATTGCCCTACTGA
- a CDS encoding acetate/propionate family kinase, translated as MNDCIVVLNCGSSSIKFALFDATAHPLPRAPMWSGKVEGIGTEHPTAAEVGAPTQALELDSAQPYHAALVHIRRRVEHRLDGRRLMAVAHRVVHGGSKYFAPVRVSADVLSDLRSYIPLAPLHQPFALEAIEALLSDLPDVPQVACFDTAFHRTLPQVETMLPLPYTAWERGLRRYGFHGLSYEYMSIALPERHGAIALGRTIVAHLGSGASLCAMHGLKSVATTMGFSALDGLMMGTRCGALDPGAVLYMMETEHLSPAQVGHVLYHESGLLGVSGLSSDPRELIAREADNPRAQAALALYVRRIVREIGALVAVLGGLDCLVFTAGIGEHNAAVRERVVSALGYLGAHLDDEANQAHASIISSSASRIRVAVEPTNEEWMAARHAVQCNP; from the coding sequence ATGAACGATTGCATCGTCGTACTGAACTGCGGCTCGTCGAGCATCAAGTTTGCGTTGTTCGATGCCACCGCGCATCCATTGCCGCGCGCACCCATGTGGAGCGGCAAAGTGGAGGGGATCGGCACCGAGCACCCCACGGCAGCAGAGGTTGGCGCGCCAACACAAGCGCTGGAGCTTGACAGCGCGCAGCCGTACCATGCCGCGCTCGTGCACATTCGCCGGCGTGTCGAGCACAGGCTGGACGGCCGCCGGCTGATGGCCGTGGCACATCGGGTGGTGCATGGCGGTTCCAAATACTTCGCGCCGGTACGCGTGAGCGCCGATGTGCTGTCCGATCTACGCAGCTACATTCCGCTGGCGCCGCTGCATCAGCCGTTTGCTCTGGAGGCCATCGAGGCGCTTCTGTCGGACTTGCCTGACGTGCCGCAAGTCGCCTGCTTCGATACCGCTTTCCACCGCACGCTGCCGCAGGTCGAGACGATGCTGCCGCTGCCTTATACGGCATGGGAGCGCGGTCTGCGACGTTATGGCTTTCATGGGTTGTCGTACGAATACATGTCGATTGCTTTGCCGGAACGACATGGCGCTATCGCACTCGGGCGAACCATCGTCGCGCACCTGGGCAGCGGCGCCAGCCTGTGTGCAATGCACGGGCTGAAGAGCGTCGCCACAACCATGGGGTTTTCCGCTCTCGACGGCCTGATGATGGGGACGCGATGTGGCGCGCTTGATCCGGGGGCCGTGCTCTACATGATGGAGACCGAACATCTATCCCCCGCACAGGTCGGGCACGTGCTGTATCACGAATCGGGGCTGCTTGGGGTGTCAGGGCTGTCTTCCGACCCGCGCGAACTGATTGCGCGCGAGGCCGACAACCCGCGCGCGCAGGCAGCGCTCGCGCTCTACGTACGCCGGATCGTTCGTGAGATCGGGGCCCTGGTGGCCGTACTCGGCGGCCTGGATTGTTTGGTCTTCACGGCCGGTATTGGCGAACACAACGCCGCAGTGCGCGAACGCGTTGTAAGCGCGCTTGGCTATTTGGGTGCCCACCTGGATGACGAGGCCAACCAGGCGCATGCGTCGATCATTTCCAGTTCAGCGAGCCGGATTCGCGTGGCAGTCGAGCCTACAAACGAGGAGTGGATGGCAGCACGGCATGCGGTTCAGTGCAATCCATGA
- a CDS encoding bifunctional enoyl-CoA hydratase/phosphate acetyltransferase codes for MGPDHLPAPPALLPGSDLSVVRNRTFDEIAVGDTAAILRTLTAEDIQLFAVLSGDVNPQHLDPDFAASTRFHGVIAHGMLGGALISALLGTRLPGPGTIYLGQTLQFLAPVRVGDTLTIRVTVVSKEEERKRIKLACTCTNESGTVAIAGEAEVIAPTERIERPRTTLPDVRITTGSDGIHRLLDHVRPLGAIRMAVVHPCDALSLSAVMDAHAEGLIVPCLVAPYAKLMRVAAEAGLDLKGIEIEDVPHSSAAATRAVELVTQGRAEALMKGSLHTDELMAAVVREEAGLRTKRRISHCFLMQSPAYPRPFIVTDAAINIAPTLDQKADIVRNAIDLAHAIGVERPRVAILAAIETVNPRMPATLDAAALCKMADRGQIEGGVLDGPLAFDNAVSAAAARIKGIVSEVAGQADVLVVPDLESGNMLAKQLEYLGGAASAGIVLGARVPIVLTSRADSRESRIASCAVATLLAHRYRNLPP; via the coding sequence ATGGGCCCCGATCATTTGCCTGCACCGCCGGCGCTACTGCCGGGCAGCGACCTCAGCGTGGTGCGCAATCGCACCTTTGATGAAATTGCCGTGGGCGACACCGCGGCCATCCTGCGCACGCTCACAGCCGAAGACATTCAGCTATTTGCCGTGCTGTCGGGGGACGTCAACCCGCAGCACCTCGACCCGGACTTTGCCGCATCCACGCGCTTTCATGGCGTGATCGCCCACGGCATGCTGGGTGGCGCGCTCATTTCCGCGTTGCTCGGGACCCGCTTGCCGGGGCCGGGAACGATTTACCTTGGGCAGACGCTGCAATTCCTCGCACCGGTGCGTGTTGGCGACACGCTCACCATCCGCGTGACGGTGGTCAGCAAGGAGGAGGAAAGAAAGCGGATCAAGCTGGCATGCACTTGCACAAACGAAAGCGGCACGGTGGCCATCGCGGGCGAGGCTGAGGTCATCGCGCCCACCGAGCGGATCGAACGTCCGCGTACCACGCTGCCGGATGTGCGCATCACCACCGGCAGTGATGGCATCCACCGGCTGCTCGACCATGTACGGCCTCTGGGTGCGATCCGCATGGCGGTCGTCCACCCGTGCGATGCGCTGAGCCTGTCTGCCGTGATGGACGCGCACGCTGAAGGTCTGATCGTGCCGTGCCTTGTTGCACCGTACGCCAAGCTGATGCGCGTAGCCGCCGAAGCCGGCCTTGACCTCAAGGGCATCGAGATCGAAGACGTGCCGCACAGCAGCGCCGCCGCCACCCGCGCGGTGGAGCTTGTCACACAGGGCAGGGCAGAGGCGCTGATGAAGGGCAGCCTGCATACCGACGAGTTGATGGCGGCAGTGGTGCGCGAAGAGGCAGGGCTGCGTACCAAACGTCGGATCAGCCATTGCTTCCTGATGCAGTCGCCAGCGTATCCGCGCCCGTTTATCGTGACGGACGCCGCCATCAACATCGCGCCGACCCTGGATCAAAAGGCGGACATTGTCCGCAACGCCATCGATCTGGCGCATGCGATCGGGGTTGAACGGCCGCGGGTGGCGATCCTGGCGGCGATCGAGACCGTGAACCCGCGCATGCCCGCCACGCTTGATGCGGCCGCGCTGTGCAAGATGGCGGACCGCGGTCAGATCGAGGGCGGTGTGCTGGACGGACCGCTGGCTTTCGACAATGCGGTATCTGCTGCTGCAGCGCGTATCAAGGGCATTGTTTCGGAAGTCGCAGGGCAGGCCGATGTGCTGGTCGTGCCCGATCTGGAAAGCGGCAACATGCTCGCCAAACAGTTGGAATACCTGGGCGGTGCGGCCAGTGCAGGCATCGTGCTCGGCGCCCGCGTGCCCATTGTGCTGACCAGCCGTGCCGACTCGCGCGAGTCGCGCATCGCGTCGTGTGCCGTTGCCACCTTGCTGGCTCACCGTTACCGCAACTTACCGCCATGA
- a CDS encoding ABC transporter permease, whose amino-acid sequence MPSLPIDRRTARLNNIFRLGIKELRSLARDPMMLVLIVYTFTVSIYVAATAMPASLHNASIAIVDEDSSPLSARIVSSFYPPHFRTPALIPLTEVDPGMDSGSYTFVLDIPPNFQRDVLAGRTPSIQLNIDATRMSQAFTGNGYIQQIVAGEVNTFLQRHRATPATPVDLVLRTRFNPNLEQTWFGSLMEIINNVTMLSIILTGAALIREREHGTIEHLLVMPVTPFEIMVSKVWSMGLVVVLAALVALVCVVQGALHVPIEGSILLFMLVATLHLFATTSMGIFLATVARSMPQFGMLLVLVLLPLQLLSGGTTPRESMPSVVQDIMLAAPTTHFVSASQAILYRGAGLDVVWPQCLAICVIGAVLFLASLTRFRQTISQMA is encoded by the coding sequence ATGCCGAGCCTTCCGATCGATCGCCGCACCGCTCGCCTGAACAACATCTTCCGTCTTGGCATCAAGGAATTGCGAAGCCTGGCGCGCGACCCGATGATGCTGGTGCTCATCGTCTATACCTTCACGGTGTCGATCTACGTGGCGGCCACTGCCATGCCGGCAAGCCTGCACAATGCCTCGATCGCCATCGTTGATGAAGACAGCTCACCGCTGTCGGCACGCATTGTCTCGAGCTTCTATCCACCGCATTTCCGCACGCCGGCGCTGATCCCGCTCACCGAGGTGGACCCAGGCATGGACAGCGGTAGCTATACGTTCGTACTCGACATTCCGCCCAACTTCCAGCGTGACGTGCTGGCGGGCCGCACGCCGTCCATCCAGCTCAACATCGACGCAACGCGCATGAGCCAGGCCTTCACCGGCAATGGCTACATCCAGCAGATTGTCGCGGGCGAGGTGAATACGTTTCTGCAGCGCCACCGCGCCACGCCCGCAACGCCGGTCGACCTCGTGCTGCGCACGCGCTTCAACCCCAATCTGGAGCAGACGTGGTTCGGCTCGTTGATGGAGATCATCAACAACGTGACCATGCTCTCGATCATCCTGACCGGAGCCGCACTCATCCGCGAGCGCGAGCACGGCACGATCGAGCACCTGCTGGTGATGCCCGTCACGCCATTCGAGATCATGGTGTCCAAGGTCTGGTCGATGGGGTTGGTGGTGGTGCTGGCCGCCCTGGTTGCACTGGTGTGCGTGGTGCAGGGCGCGCTGCATGTACCGATCGAGGGCTCGATCCTGCTGTTCATGCTGGTGGCTACGCTGCATCTGTTTGCCACGACTTCCATGGGGATTTTTCTTGCGACGGTGGCGCGGTCCATGCCGCAGTTCGGCATGCTGTTGGTTCTGGTGCTGCTGCCGCTGCAGCTCCTCTCGGGCGGTACCACCCCGCGCGAGAGCATGCCCAGCGTGGTGCAGGACATCATGCTCGCCGCGCCAACCACGCACTTTGTATCGGCGTCGCAAGCCATTCTCTATCGGGGTGCGGGGCTGGACGTCGTGTGGCCACAGTGCCTGGCCATCTGCGTCATCGGCGCCGTGCTGTTTCTCGCATCATTGACGCGCTTTCGCCAAACCATCAGCCAGATGGCTTAA
- the rbbA gene encoding ribosome-associated ATPase/putative transporter RbbA produces MAQTRRASRLAGQPGDQGSAVTTSVDPSALHEGRLAQPVASLAGVRLRYRKTLALDGVTLDLPAGCMVGLIGPDGVGKSSLLSLVAGARALQDGAVRVLGSDMADRRARAAVGPRIAYMPQGLGRNLYPTLSIEENLQFFGRLFGHDAAERRRRIDALTSSTGLRPFLSRPAGKLSGGMKQKLALCCALIHDPDLLILDEPTTGVDPLSRTQFWDLIADIRAARPGMSVIVATAYMEEAERFDWLVAMDAGQVLATGTPAELRSRAGTDSLEAAFIALLPLTRRQGHQAVVVPPLVAGAEDDVAVQASGLTMRFGDFVAVDHVDFRIRRGEIFGFLGSNGCGKSTTMKMLTGLLPASEGQAWLFGHPVDPKDIDTRRRVGYMSQAFSLYGELTVRQNLVLHARLFQVPEPEVQSRAAEMLARFGLQEVSDSLPQSLPLGMRQRLSLAVAMVHKPELLILDEPTSGVDPVARDMFWRLMIDLARRDRVTIFISTHFMNEAERCDRISLMHAGRVLVSDAPAALVHARGTQTLEQAFVAYLQEAAEASEGTARIAALLPVRTGAASAPSGMPARRRFSLARALSYSQREALELRRDRVRATLALLGTAILMFIIGYGISLDVENLTYAVLDRDQTVLSHDYTLNLAGSRYFIEKPPIRDYAELDRRMRNGELSLAIEIPPGFARDIERGAAVQIGAWVDGAMPTRAETVRGYVQAIHQLWLADAAVHRLGVRLATPSSVETRYRYNPDVKSLPAMVPAVIPMLLMMIPAMLAALSVVREKELGSIINFYVTPVTRAEFVLGKQAPYIVLAMLNFFLLALLAVTVFGVPIKGSFATLTLGALIFVTCSTGFGLFASTLTQSQIAAMFVTMIGTIIPCVQFAGLLNPVSSLEGAGALIGRVYPATHFLTISRGVFSKALDMGALGSAFWPLLAAVPFILGATLLMLRKQDR; encoded by the coding sequence ATGGCTCAGACTCGACGGGCAAGCCGACTGGCCGGCCAGCCTGGCGATCAAGGTTCCGCAGTGACCACCTCTGTCGACCCATCAGCGTTGCATGAGGGGCGCCTTGCGCAGCCGGTGGCAAGCCTGGCCGGCGTGCGCCTGCGCTATCGCAAGACGCTGGCGCTGGATGGCGTCACGCTCGACTTGCCTGCCGGCTGCATGGTCGGATTGATCGGTCCGGACGGCGTGGGCAAGTCCAGCCTGTTGTCATTGGTGGCCGGCGCGCGTGCCCTGCAGGACGGCGCAGTGCGCGTGCTGGGCAGCGATATGGCCGATCGCCGTGCGCGCGCCGCGGTCGGTCCACGCATTGCTTACATGCCGCAAGGGTTGGGCCGCAACCTGTACCCCACGCTGTCGATCGAGGAGAACCTGCAGTTCTTCGGCCGGCTGTTCGGCCACGATGCAGCGGAGCGCCGCCGCCGCATTGATGCACTCACGTCCAGCACCGGCCTGCGGCCGTTTCTTTCACGGCCAGCCGGCAAGCTCTCGGGCGGCATGAAACAGAAGCTGGCCTTGTGCTGCGCGCTGATCCACGACCCGGATCTTCTGATCCTGGACGAGCCGACCACGGGTGTCGACCCGCTCTCGCGCACGCAGTTCTGGGACTTGATTGCCGATATTCGCGCTGCGCGTCCGGGCATGAGCGTGATCGTGGCCACCGCTTACATGGAAGAGGCTGAGCGCTTCGACTGGCTGGTCGCCATGGATGCGGGGCAGGTGCTTGCCACCGGCACGCCGGCCGAGCTGCGCAGCCGTGCCGGTACCGATTCGCTCGAGGCCGCTTTCATTGCGCTGCTGCCGCTCACGCGCCGGCAGGGTCATCAAGCTGTGGTGGTGCCACCCTTGGTGGCCGGCGCGGAAGACGATGTGGCCGTGCAGGCGAGCGGCCTGACCATGCGCTTCGGCGACTTTGTGGCGGTCGACCACGTCGACTTCCGAATCCGTCGTGGAGAGATCTTCGGCTTTCTCGGCTCGAACGGCTGCGGCAAGTCGACCACCATGAAGATGCTCACCGGCCTGCTGCCTGCCAGCGAGGGCCAAGCGTGGTTGTTTGGGCATCCGGTCGACCCGAAGGACATCGACACACGCCGGCGCGTGGGCTACATGTCGCAGGCGTTCTCTCTGTATGGCGAGCTGACCGTGCGTCAGAACCTTGTGCTGCATGCGCGCCTGTTCCAGGTGCCTGAGCCGGAGGTGCAGTCGCGTGCGGCCGAGATGCTGGCCCGTTTCGGGCTGCAGGAGGTGTCCGACAGCCTGCCCCAGAGCTTGCCGCTGGGCATGCGGCAGCGGCTGTCGCTGGCCGTGGCGATGGTGCACAAGCCTGAGCTGCTGATCCTGGATGAGCCGACTTCCGGGGTGGACCCGGTCGCGCGCGACATGTTCTGGCGCCTCATGATCGACCTTGCCAGACGGGATCGCGTGACCATCTTCATCTCCACGCACTTCATGAACGAGGCCGAGCGGTGCGACCGCATCTCACTCATGCATGCCGGCCGCGTGCTGGTGAGCGATGCGCCCGCGGCGCTGGTGCATGCTCGCGGCACACAGACGCTGGAGCAGGCGTTCGTAGCCTATCTGCAGGAGGCCGCCGAAGCGTCTGAGGGCACTGCCAGGATTGCCGCGCTGCTGCCCGTACGCACGGGGGCCGCCAGCGCGCCCAGCGGCATGCCCGCGCGCCGCCGCTTCAGTCTTGCTCGTGCATTGAGCTATTCGCAGCGTGAGGCGCTGGAGCTGCGCCGCGACCGCGTGCGTGCCACGCTGGCCCTGCTGGGTACGGCCATTCTGATGTTCATCATCGGATACGGCATCAGCCTGGATGTGGAGAACCTGACGTACGCCGTGCTCGACCGCGACCAGACCGTGCTTTCGCACGACTACACGCTCAACCTGGCGGGCTCGCGTTATTTCATCGAAAAACCCCCGATTCGTGACTACGCTGAGTTGGACCGCCGCATGCGCAACGGCGAGTTGTCGCTGGCGATTGAAATCCCGCCCGGCTTTGCGCGCGACATTGAACGTGGCGCGGCCGTACAGATCGGCGCCTGGGTGGATGGTGCAATGCCCACCCGCGCAGAAACTGTTCGCGGTTACGTGCAGGCCATCCACCAGCTCTGGCTCGCGGATGCAGCTGTACACCGGCTGGGTGTGCGTCTTGCGACACCCAGCAGCGTCGAAACGCGCTATCGCTACAACCCCGACGTGAAAAGCCTGCCTGCCATGGTGCCCGCCGTGATCCCGATGCTGCTGATGATGATTCCGGCCATGCTGGCGGCGTTGTCGGTGGTGCGTGAAAAGGAGCTGGGCTCCATCATCAATTTCTACGTGACACCGGTCACCCGTGCGGAGTTTGTGCTCGGCAAACAGGCGCCGTATATCGTGCTGGCCATGCTGAACTTCTTCTTGCTGGCGCTGCTGGCGGTGACGGTGTTCGGTGTGCCGATCAAGGGCAGCTTCGCGACGCTCACGCTGGGGGCGCTGATCTTCGTGACGTGCTCGACGGGTTTTGGGCTGTTTGCGTCCACCCTCACGCAAAGCCAGATCGCGGCCATGTTCGTCACCATGATCGGCACGATCATTCCGTGCGTGCAATTTGCCGGATTGCTCAATCCGGTGTCGTCGCTGGAAGGGGCGGGGGCCTTGATCGGACGCGTGTATCCGGCCACGCATTTCCTGACCATCAGCCGGGGCGTATTCAGCAAGGCGCTGGATATGGGGGCGTTGGGTAGTGCCTTCTGGCCGCTCCTGGCGGCGGTGCCGTTCATCCTGGGCGCCACCTTGCTGATGCTGCGCAAGCAGGATCGGTAG
- a CDS encoding HlyD family secretion protein yields the protein MITTPRQRWIALLAAALVVAGGAFAWKALRHDGPGKGFVSGNGRIEATEIDVATKLPGRVQDILVDEGDFVRAGQPLAHMQVQTLEAQRDEAQARQQQSVSAVASAQAQVAVREADRQAALAQIALRESDLDAAQRRLARSETLSNEGASSMQELDDDRARVRSAKAALVAARAQAEAAQAAVLAARTQVAGAGATVKAADATVLRIKADIDDSALTAPRDARVQYRIAQPGEVLAGGGRLLNLVDLSDVYMTFFMPETDAGRIAMGSEVRIVLDAAPQFVIPARVSFVASTAQFTPKTVETASERQKLMFRVKAQIDRDLLRKHLKLVKTGLPGVAWLRLDGQADWPASLAIKVPQ from the coding sequence ATGATCACGACTCCCCGACAACGATGGATTGCGCTGCTCGCTGCCGCCTTGGTGGTCGCCGGCGGGGCGTTCGCTTGGAAGGCATTGCGGCACGACGGGCCCGGAAAGGGCTTTGTGAGCGGCAACGGCCGGATCGAGGCCACCGAAATCGACGTGGCCACCAAGCTGCCCGGCCGCGTGCAAGACATCCTTGTGGATGAGGGCGACTTCGTGCGGGCCGGCCAGCCGCTTGCTCACATGCAGGTGCAGACCTTGGAGGCACAGCGCGACGAAGCCCAGGCGCGGCAGCAGCAATCGGTCTCTGCCGTGGCAAGTGCGCAGGCCCAGGTGGCCGTGCGAGAGGCTGATCGGCAGGCCGCACTGGCGCAGATCGCCCTGCGTGAGAGCGATCTGGACGCCGCGCAACGGCGGTTGGCGCGGTCCGAAACGCTCTCGAACGAAGGGGCATCGTCGATGCAGGAGCTGGACGACGACCGCGCCCGCGTGCGCAGCGCCAAGGCCGCGCTGGTGGCGGCCCGCGCGCAAGCCGAGGCGGCGCAGGCCGCCGTATTGGCCGCCCGTACGCAGGTGGCCGGTGCCGGTGCCACCGTCAAGGCGGCCGACGCCACCGTACTGCGCATCAAGGCGGATATCGATGACAGCGCCCTGACGGCCCCGCGCGATGCCCGCGTGCAATACCGCATCGCACAGCCCGGCGAGGTTCTGGCCGGCGGCGGGCGCCTGCTCAATCTCGTTGATCTATCCGACGTCTACATGACCTTCTTCATGCCGGAGACGGACGCGGGCCGCATCGCCATGGGCAGCGAGGTGCGTATCGTGCTCGACGCCGCGCCGCAATTCGTGATTCCGGCGCGCGTGTCCTTTGTGGCCAGCACCGCGCAATTCACCCCCAAGACCGTGGAAACGGCCAGCGAGCGCCAGAAGCTGATGTTCCGCGTCAAGGCGCAGATCGATCGCGATCTGCTGCGCAAACACCTGAAGCTCGTGAAGACCGGTCTGCCCGGCGTGGCATGGCTCAGACTCGACGGGCAAGCCGACTGGCCGGCCAGCCTGGCGATCAAGGTTCCGCAGTGA
- a CDS encoding efflux transporter outer membrane subunit, producing the protein MVAMVASATVLALSACISMAPPYEAPALPVAQHYDADDGRDGLSASATGWQAYFTDKRLQALIGQALENNRDLRTAVLRVEEARAAFGIQRAETFPHLDAQAGISRLSIPADLSPFGTPMRVTQYQVGAGVSSWEIDFWGRVRNLNDAALESYVASDAARRAVALGLIAQVADSYLVLRELDERIALAQQTVDSRSETLRIFSRRVAVGATSRLNQTQVETLLTQAQALLTQLKQARDAQAHGLALLVGKPIDLPPVSEPLDEHRMLAELRAGLPSDLLTQRPDIVAAEHRLRAAHASIGAARAAFFPRVALTGAYGTISPELGNLFAPGTRAWVFAPSISLPLFEGAKLRSNLDLAEARRDLAVAAYEKTVQSAFRDVSDALSARKWVAEQLDIAKAALAAQTERARLSQLRFDAGASTFLEVLDAQRDLLAAQQQLVQVRRALLSSRVGLYAALGGGTQAVDSAPDPQPHLSPAPPPRVTGGTKP; encoded by the coding sequence ATGGTCGCCATGGTCGCCTCCGCCACTGTGCTGGCGCTGTCGGCGTGCATCTCGATGGCGCCGCCTTACGAGGCACCCGCCTTGCCCGTGGCCCAGCACTACGACGCCGACGATGGCCGGGATGGCCTGTCAGCCTCTGCCACCGGCTGGCAGGCGTACTTTACGGACAAGCGCCTGCAGGCATTGATCGGGCAGGCGCTTGAGAACAACCGCGATCTGCGCACCGCCGTGCTCCGTGTGGAAGAGGCGCGTGCCGCGTTTGGCATCCAGCGGGCAGAGACATTTCCGCACCTCGACGCGCAGGCCGGCATCAGCCGCCTGAGCATTCCGGCGGACTTGAGCCCATTCGGCACGCCCATGCGTGTCACTCAGTACCAGGTGGGCGCCGGTGTCTCCAGTTGGGAGATCGATTTCTGGGGGCGCGTGCGCAACCTCAACGACGCGGCACTGGAGAGCTATGTAGCGTCCGACGCCGCGCGCCGTGCGGTCGCGCTCGGGTTGATCGCGCAGGTGGCCGACAGCTACCTGGTATTGCGTGAACTGGACGAGCGCATCGCGCTGGCGCAGCAGACCGTGGACAGCCGGAGCGAGACACTGCGCATCTTCTCGCGCCGTGTGGCAGTGGGGGCGACTTCACGATTGAACCAAACGCAGGTCGAGACCCTGCTGACCCAGGCGCAGGCGCTGTTGACGCAATTGAAGCAGGCGCGCGACGCGCAGGCGCACGGCCTGGCCTTGCTTGTCGGCAAGCCGATCGACTTGCCACCGGTTTCTGAGCCACTTGACGAGCACCGCATGCTGGCCGAGCTACGCGCGGGCCTGCCTTCCGACCTGCTGACGCAGCGCCCGGACATTGTGGCCGCGGAGCACCGCCTGCGTGCCGCGCACGCCAGCATCGGTGCGGCACGGGCGGCGTTTTTCCCCCGCGTGGCCCTGACCGGCGCTTACGGCACGATCAGCCCGGAACTGGGCAATCTGTTTGCGCCCGGCACGCGCGCGTGGGTTTTTGCACCCAGCATCAGCCTCCCGCTGTTTGAAGGCGCCAAGCTGCGCAGCAATCTTGACTTGGCAGAAGCCCGCCGAGACCTAGCCGTGGCCGCCTACGAGAAGACCGTGCAGAGCGCTTTCCGCGACGTGTCCGACGCGCTGTCCGCACGCAAGTGGGTGGCCGAACAGCTCGACATTGCGAAGGCCGCGCTGGCAGCGCAGACCGAACGCGCTCGGCTGTCGCAACTGCGTTTTGACGCCGGCGCATCGACATTCCTGGAGGTGCTTGACGCCCAGCGCGATTTGCTTGCCGCGCAGCAGCAACTGGTGCAGGTGCGCCGTGCGCTTCTCTCTAGCCGTGTTGGCCTGTATGCGGCGCTGGGCGGCGGCACACAGGCCGTCGATTCCGCGCCCGATCCGCAACCCCATCTGAGCCCAGCGCCACCACCGCGCGTAACGGGCGGAACAAAACCATGA